In Kryptolebias marmoratus isolate JLee-2015 linkage group LG4, ASM164957v2, whole genome shotgun sequence, the following proteins share a genomic window:
- the iars1 gene encoding isoleucine--tRNA ligase, cytoplasmic, which translates to MVEQVPDSINFPCEEEKILQFWEEKDCFQECLRQSKNRTRYTFYDGPPFATGLPHYGHILAGTIKDIVTRFAHQSGFHVERRFGWDCHGLPVEYEIDKTLGIKGPEDVAKMGIAEYNKQCRNIVMRYSNEWEVTVKRMGRWIDFKNDYKTLYPWFMETVWWVFKQLYDKGFVYRGFKVMPFSTACNTPLSNFESNQNYKDVKDPSVIVSFPLVEDENVALIAWTTTPWTLPSNLALCVNPDFLYVKVKENSSDKTYIMMEARLGAYFKSESEYTVLDKFPGKTLKGKKYKPLFQYFAKCGEKGAFQVLTDNYVKEEEGTGVVHQAPYFGTDDYRVCSDYNIIQKDQSPICPVDASGCFTSEVTDFAGQYVKDADKNIIKLLKEKERLVSDSTFKHNYPFCWRSDTPLIYKAVPSWFIKVEHMVDKLLECNGKCYWVPEFVREKRFGNWLRDARDWAISRNRYWGTPIPLWVSDDFEEVVCIGSMAELEELTGVKVTDLHRESIESLTIPSRCGKGELRRVSEVFDCWFESGSMPYAQIHYPFENRKEFEDTFPADFIAEGIDQTRGWFYTLLVLSTALFGKPPFKNVIVNGLVLASDGQKMSKRKKNYPDPGLIVKNYGADALRLYLINSPVVRAENLRFKEEGVRDVLKDVFLPWYNAYRFLVQNVQRLQKEDNIQFLYNENTMKHSDNIMDKWIQSFTQSLIQFFKAEMAAYRLYTVVPRLVKFVDMLTNWYVRTNRRRLKGESGTEDCLWALETLFSVLFSMCRLMAPFTPFITEMMYQNLRHLIDPSSTEEKDTNSIHYLMLPQVRESLIDKRIESAVSQMQSVIELGRVIRDRKTLPVKYPLKEVVVIHQDPEALKDIQSLQKYILEELNVRQLTLSTDKDKYGIRLRAEPDHMVLGKRLKGGFKAVTASIKELTNEQLEAFQKTGSIVVDGHELHEEDLRLMYTFDQSSGSAAQYEAHSDAQVLVLLDVTPDQSMVDEGVAREVINRIQKLRKKGHLVPSDEITVYYRCQPEGEYLASVVHAHTDFILATTKAPLLPFPVPDTASVIIKEKTQLKGSDLELTIVKGSTSPRVSLNGPACRYVNLRVKVNNKEQEGVVLLENPKGDNRLDLDKLRKVCSSIFGTTNTPLKFFINGTELTSKMDLEAQSGKTLYVTSDPSCTAPGSTADTLLSPYVNLLLCNAQPGECQAGDVGTLLLVNPAGQNVLDYSGLLSEAAKIFGLRSRRLKLYLDQDLTQELPADSSVKSLNTKTLFVRVLATTAEV; encoded by the exons GTACACCTTCTACGATGGCCCTCCCTTCGCCACGGGTTTACCCCACTACGGTCACATCTTGGCTGGCACCATCAAGGACATCGTTACTCGCTTTGCCCACCAGAGCGGCTTTCACGTGGAGCGGCGCTTTGGCTGGGATTGTCATGGCCTACCTGTG GAGTACGAGATCGATAAAACTTTAGGGATCAAAGGGCCCGAAGATGTGGCCAAGATGGGCATCGCCGAGTACAACAAGCAGTGCCGAAACATCGTCATGAGATATTCCAACGAGTGGGAG GTTACAGTGAAGAGAATGGGCCGGTGGATTGACTTCAAGAATGACTACAAGACTCTTTACCCCTGGTTCATGGAAACAGTCTG GTGGGTGTTCAAACAGCTCTATGACAAGGGGTTTGTGTATCGTGGTTTTAAAGTCATGCCTTTCTCCACTGCCTGCAACACCCCGCTCTCCAACTTTGAGTCCAATCAGAACTACAAG GACGTCAAGGATCCATCCGTGATCGTCAGCTTCCCTTTGGTTGAGGATGAGAACGTTGCTCTGATCGCTTGGACGACCACGCCCTGGACCCTGCCGAGCAACTTGGCCCTCTGCGTCAACCCGGACTTCCTGTatgtcaaggtcaaag agaattCTTCAGACAAGACCTACATCATGATGGAGGCCAGACTGGGAGCTTATTTCAAGTCAGAGAGTGAATACACTGTCTTGGACAA ATTTCCTGGAAAGACCCTGAAAGGGAAAAAGTACAAACCTCTTTTTCAGTACTTTGCCAAG TGTGGGGAGAAAGGAGCTTTCCAGGTGCTGACAGATAACTATGTCAAGGAGGAAGAGGGCACAGGAGTGGTCCACCAGGCGCCTTACTTTGGAACC gatgATTACAGGGTGTGTTCTGATTACAACATCATCCAGAAAGATCAGTCTCCTATCTGCCCTGTGGATGCCTCGGGCTGCTTCACTTCAGAGGTCACTGACTTTGCAGGACAGTATGTCAAA gacGCTGACAAGAACATTATTAAGCTGCTGAAGGAAAAGGAACGCCTGGTCAGTGACAGCACTTTCAAACACAACTACCCCTTCTGCTGGAG gtCTGACACGCCGCTGATCTATAAGGCTGTTCCCAGTTGGTTTATAAAAGTGGAGCACATGGTGGACAAACTTCTGGAGTGCAATGGAAAATGCTACTG GGTTCCAGAGTTTGTGCGGGAGAAGCGTTTCGGAAACTGGCTAAGAGATGCACGGGACTGGGCGATTTCAAGAAACCGATACTGGGGCACGCCGATCCCTCTTTGGGTCAGCGATGACTTCGAGGAG GTTGTGTGTATTGGATCCATGGCTGAACTGGAGGAACTGACTGGAGTAAAAGTTACAGATCTGCATCGGGAAAG TATTGAGAGTCTGACAATACCATCACGGTGCGGTAAAGGCGAGCTGCGGAGGGTTTCGGAGGTGTTCGACTGCTGGTTCGAGAGTGGCAGCATGCCTTATGCCCAGATTCATTACCCGTTTGAAAACAGGAAGGAGTTCGAGGACACCTTCCCAGCAGACTTCATCGCTGAAGGCATTGACCAAACCAGAGGCTG GTTCTACACCCTGCTGGTCCTCTCCACAGCGCTGTTTGGAAAACCTCCGTTCAAGAACGTCATTGTTAACGGACTGGTGCTCGCCAG CGATGGGCAGAAGATGAGCAAGCGTAAGAAGAACTACCCAGACCCAGGACTGATTGTGAAGAACTATGGAGCCGATGCCCTCAG ACTGTACCTCATCAACTCACCTGTAGTGCGAGCAGAGAACCTCCGATTTAAAGAGGAGGGCGTTCGAGACGTATTGAAGGATGTCTTCTTGCCGTGGTACAATGCCTATCGCTTTCTGGTGCAGAATGTACAGAGACTACAAAAG GAGGACAACATTCAGTTCCTGTACAatgaaaacacaatgaaacacagtgACAACATCATGGACAAGTGGATTCAGTCCTTCACGCAGTCTCTCATTCAGTTCTTCAAGGCTGAGATGGCCG CGTACCGCTTGTACACTGTCGTGCCTCGCCTGGTCAAGTTTGTGGACATGCTCACCAACTGGTACGTCAGGACCAACAGACGCCGCTTGAAG GGTGAGAGTGGCACTGAGGACTGTCTGTGGGCGCTGGAAACCCTCTTCAGTGTTCTGTTTTCCATGTGCAGGCTGATG GCTCCTTTCACACCCTTCATTACAGAAATGATGTACCAAAATCTGCGTCACCTCATTGACCCTTCATCTACTGAAGAAAAGGACACCAACAGCATCCACTATCTCATGCTGCCTCAAGTCAG ggagAGTTTGATTGACAAGCGTATTGAAAGTGCTGTCTCTCAGATGCAGTCTGTGATTGAGCTGGGCAGAGTGATTAGAGACAGGAAGACCCTCCCCGTCAAG TACCCACTGAAGGAGGTGGTGGTTATCCACCAAGACCCAGAGGCCCTGAAAGACATCCAGTCTCTGCAGAAATACATTCTCGAA GAGCTCAATGTGCGACAGTTGACACTTTCAACGGACAAGGACAAGTACGGTATCCGCCTGAGAGCCGAGCCAGACCACATGGTGCTGGGAAAGAGATTAAAGGGGGGCTTCAAAGCTGTCACTGCTTCCATCAAGGAGCTCACCAACGAACAGCTAGAAGCCTTCCAGAAGACAG GGTCAATCGTGGTTGACGGCCATGAGCTCCATGAGGAGGACCTGAGGCTGATGTACACCTTCGATCAGAGTTCTGGCTCTGCTGCCCAATACGAAGCCCACTCTGATGCTCAG GTCCTCGTGCTGTTGGATGTCACCCCGGACCAGTCCATGGTGGACGAGGGCGTCGCCAGAGAGGTCATCAACCGCATTCAGAAACTACGCAAGAAG GGACATTTGGTGCCATCAGATGAGATAACAGTGTATTACCGCTGCCAGCCAGAAGGGGAGTACTTGGCGTCTGTGGTCCACGCTCACACCGACTTTATTCTGGCTACCACCAAGGCTCCTCTTCTGCCCTTCCCTGTCCCAGACACTGCCAGCGTCATCATCAAGGAAAAGACTCAG ctgaaGGGCTCAGACTTGGAGCTAACTATAGTAAAGGGATCTACGTCCCCTCGAGTTTCTCTGAACGGACCAGCGTGCAGATACGTCAACCTCAGAGTGAAAGTCAACAACAAGGAACAAG AAGGTGTAGTTCTGTTGGAGAACCCCAAAGGGGATAACAGACTAGACTTGGACAAACTGAGGAAAGTTTGCAGCAGCATCTTTGGAACCACCAACACGCCGCTCAAGTTCTTCATTAATGGAACTG AGCTGACCAGCAAAATGGATCTTGAAGCTCAGAGTGGTAAAACTTTGTATGTGACTTCAGACCCCTCGTGCACGGCCCCCGGCAGCACTGCCGACACCCTGCTGTCTCCCTATGTTAACCTGTTGCTGTGCAACGCTCAACCGGGTG AGTGCCAGGCTGGAGACGTGGGCACCCTCCTGTTGGTGAACCCAGCAGGCCAGAACGTGCTCGATTACTCTGGTCTGCTCTCTGAGGCAGCCAAGATTTTTGGCCTTCGCAGCAGACGGCTTAAACTCTACCTGGACCAGGACCTAACTCAAG AGCTGCCAGCTGATTCGTCAGTGAAATCTCTCAACACCAAAACTCTCTTTGTGAGAGTTCTTGCAACCACCGCCGAAGTATAA
- the LOC108231606 gene encoding vimentin-like — protein sequence MRASSYTQKSLQVSSSSGRVRVQSPSPSRCRGSSYDSRGRSGYRGTAVELGTEIHQHHANEKEEMQELNVKFAGYIAKVQALEQRNASLQAELEALQSRYKGSPVGIGDEYELKFKEVRELIESLTNEKGAADIERGYIEEEVEVWRLKLEEEMALKEEAEMILKEFRQDVDNATLQKAELEKRIEQLVAEIEFLKKLHDEEVADLMKQIEDSKITAEMDGDRPDLAAYLRNMRAEIEAVAARNVQEAEKWYKGKFDTLKEHAGKNEEQMKTMKEEITTFHNQVSDLQNQIDSLRARNAALEHQLDEMEVSHLEKVGGLESVIAQLEAQLCDTKLEMTKYLHDYQELLHIKLKLDAEIATYRKLLEGEEQRLGITKEN from the coding sequence atgaGAGCTTCATCATATACCCAGAAGAGCCTGCAAGTGAGCAGCTCCAGTGGCAGAGTCAGGGTTCAGAGTCCATCACCTTCTCGGTGCCGCGGATCCTCATATGACAGCCGTGGGCGCTCCGGTTATCGAGGAACTGCCGTCGAGTTGGGCACTGAGATACACCAGCACCATGCCAACGAGAAAGAGGAGATGCAAGAGCTCAATGTCAAGTTTGCAGGTTACATTGCAAAGGTCCAGGCACTTGAGCAGAGAAATGCCTCTCTTCAAGCTGAGCTGGAAGCGCTGCAGAGCCGTTATAAGGGAAGCCCTGTAGGCATCGGAGACGAGTATGAGCTCAAGTTCAAAGAGGTGCGGGAGCTGATTGAGAGCCTGACTAACGAGAAGGGAGCGGCAGATATCGAACGAGGCTACATCGAAGAGGAGGTTGAAGTATGGAGACTGAAGCTGGAAGAAGAGATGGCGCTCAAAGAAGAAGCAGAGATGATTCTGAAGGAGTTTCGGCAGGATGTTGACAATGCCACGCTGCAGAAAGCAGAGCTCGAAAAGCGCATCGAACAACTGGTGGCCGAGATAGAGTTTCTCAAGAAGCTGCATGATGAAGAGGTGGCTGACCTCATGAAGCAGATCGAGGACTCGAAGATTACTGCTGAGATGGACGGTGATCGTCCTGACCTGGCTGCTTATCTGCGCAACATGCGTGCAGAGATAGAAGCCGTTGCCGCCCGCAACGTCCAGGAAGCCGAGAAGTGGTACAAGGGCAAGTTTGACACTCTGAAGGAGCATGCTGGCAAAAATGAAGAGCAGATGAAGACCATGAAAGAAGAAATCACAACCTTCCATAACCAGGTGTCAGACCTACAGAACCAGATTGATTCTCTGAGAGCTCGCAATGCTGCCCTTGAGCACCAGCTGGATGAGATGGAGGTCTCCCACTTGGAGAAGGTGGGCGGTCTGGAGAGTGTCATCGCCCAGCTGGAGGCCCAACTCTGTGACACCAAGCTGGAGATGACCAAGTACCTTCATGACTACCAGGAACTGCTGCACATTAAACTCAAGTTGGATGCAGAGATCGCAACCTACAGGAAGCTGCTGGAAGGAGAAGAACAGAGGCTTGGAATTACCAAAGAGAATTAA